From one Solanum lycopersicum chromosome 12, SLM_r2.1 genomic stretch:
- the LOC138340308 gene encoding uncharacterized protein has translation MCAIKTLKMEWNEEVEQRLNKLNELDELRLREYESSAIYNEKMKNYNDQKTEKREFVVEDLVLLFKSRLRLLLDKLKSKWKGPFLITKVFPHGVVELENMEGAKVSINGQRIKIYLRHVESVHEVVEAYHLDEV, from the coding sequence ATGTGTGCAATAAAGACACTGAAGATGGAGTGGAATGAAGAGGTGGAACAAAGACTTAATAAGTTAAATGAGCTTGATGAGCTTCGCCTAAGAGAGTATGAAAGTTCAGCCATATACAATGAGAAGATGAAGAATTACAACGACCAAAAGACTGAAAAGCGAGAATTTGTGGTTGAGGATTTGGTGCTTCTATTCAAATCTAGGCTACGCTTGCTTCTGGacaaactcaagtccaagtgGAAGGGACCATTCCTTATCACTAAAGTGTTTCCACATGGAGtggttgagttggagaatatGGAGGGTGCAAAGGTCAGTATCAATGGTCAAAGGATTAAGATCTACCTGAGGCATGTAGAGAGTGtccatgaagtggttgaggcatatcaccttgatgaagtctga